The following nucleotide sequence is from Salvia splendens isolate huo1 chromosome 2, SspV2, whole genome shotgun sequence.
CATTGAATGACAACatataatgaaaaaattataaattgacTTTGAGATCAATTCGATGTTTATAACTACCAGATTCAGAAAGTAATCTTGGGCAGAAAAATGTTACTACTACTTATGGAAAGTATAACATCGACATAGATTGTCTGTGTATGATGCTTGATGATTGCCAAATTTGTGTTGGCTTGGTTCCCTTGAATGAGGTAAGGAGTTTCTGGTAATGACagattgaagtaaaatgagatattttCTCATGCTGTTAACTATGTAATATTAGGCAGTTTGAATGCTATTTCAGGTAAGGTTCCATCTTACTAGGAAAGATGGCTACTGCAATAATACTGTTCAAGATTGAGAGGGCTTTATTCTTACATAAAAAGTTACTTTCTTCAATAAGCTGGTTTTGTTATTTGTTTTTACTATCTCTACTGAACTACAACAATATGTCGTTTAGTATCCGAGCTGGAGGAGTTGGTGTGAATCTCCAAGCTGCTGATACAGTCATTATCTTTGATACAGATTGGAATCCCCAGGTTATATCTAATGCCGTTCTCCTCAGTACTTCATTAATGTCACTTTGAGTTCAAAAAAgtctcattttattttgtttgtgtttgttcAGGTGGATTTGCAAGCACAGGCCAGGGCTCATAGGATTGGGCAAAAGAAAGATGTTCTTGTTCTTCGTTTAGAAACTGTAAATACTTAAATCCCTGAACTTGATTAacttgttgaatttttttttctgttaatGAGAACATAACTGCTGTATTTTGAATTAATAAagattatttttcattaaattaGTAATTTCAATTGTTTTGCATATATACTATAATTTCTTATGATTACACTTCCAAtctataataataaattatattatcaTACTTTCCATATAATGGTTGTATTGCAATTAATATATTGAGTCTTTACTTGATTGAATATTTCCATGTGGTAATCTCACATTCTCACTTGATTCCAGCCTACAGTGTTTACTTTTCTCTTCCTTTAATATTTTCCCTTGATACTTAGAACTATTCGAGAAAGCTACAATTTCAGCATCTGCTTTATAAAAGCTGAACACAAATCATTTTTGTGTGTAATAGACCAGCAATCTGACTGCTCCTCGAGTTAATGGCTTTAAACAGTACAATTATTTACTGCAGAAGTCTTGAATACTGTAATAATACACTCCTAGATTAATTTTAGTTAGATTTATTTCTGTTTCAAGGACATGACAGACCGCTTTGGTATAAAATGACACTGATTTAGTCTATTCGGCATTGGTTTTCTTCTTTGTTTCTTACTTAGTGTAGGTGCTGTTTTTGCTACATGTCTGATTCTGCTGTGGAGCTCCTATAAATATTTTGAATGCTATTTATTATGCACTTTATCTACTTCCACTAACAAGATTAAACTTATGCCAAGTATTTCGCACTTCCTAGGACAATTCTTTCTAAAACTTGCTGGAATTATTGAACGTAAATCTGCGGAGCCTATGCAAACTGGGTTAAAAGTGGTAGATAGCTTGGCTCATATAGGTCATGGTCAACGAGAACATATAATCGGGGACCAACAAACTAGAAAAACAGCTATTTATATCAATACCATATTAAACCAAAAACAATTGAACTTAACGACCACCTCGGAAAGTGAGGCATTGTATCATGTCTTATATCTTCTCTGTAGTAACACCAGTGAGCGTGATATCTatatatcagagttttgaagcAATGGCGGATAGGTAGATAATTGTTAGTTACTATATCTAAATTTTTTTGGAGGCATTGGATCAGAGGGAATGATTCTTTTTGTGCAATGAACGtttcacatttatttttatgtatgcCTTTTGTTTCAACATAATTATAATTGTGTTGAATGTTTTTCCTATAATGCTTAAATCTTAAATAGGTCCAAACTGTGGAGGAGCAAGTTAGAGCTTCTGCTGAGCACAAACTTGGGGTTGCTAATCAGAGTATAACTGCGGGATTTTTTGACAATAATACGAGGTATGCTAAAGTACATAGTAAAACAAATGACTTTGATTTGACACTTGTATTTGATATTAGTCAATTAtaatctaaacaatataatataGTGCGGAGGATCGAAGGGAATACTTAGAGTCTCTCTTGCGGGAGTGCAAGAAAGAGGAAGTTGCACCTGTTCTGGACGATGATTCCCTTAATGACATTATAGCGCGCAGGTATAATTTGTTACAATAATAATAAGTATGGTTATGAGAATCTCCCtacctttttttcttcttaactTCCAACGGGTGGGAGTTTCTTTTGCTGTTCTGATGTTTTGTATTGCCTACTTCTCTTCAGTGAAGAGGAAATTGATATCTTTGAATCAGTTGACAAACAGAGGCGCGCAGATGAAATGGTATGTGCAAATCCTAGAAATGATGTGCTGTAGTTCTATTTGTTTGGATAAGAAAGGTACTGTCTATttatttaagatataaataatttCTGCAGGTTGTGTGGCAAAATTTGTGTGGTGTGAAAGGGTCAGATAAAAGCAAGCTTATACCTCAATTGCCTTCTCGGCTCATAACAGACGATGACTTAAAATCATTTTATGAAGTGATGAAGATCTCTGAAACAACAACTCCCGTTGTATTACCTGATTCAGGGATGAAGAGGAAAAGTGGGTATCTTGGAGGTCTTGATACCCATCAGTATGGAAGAGGCAAACGTGCTAGAGAGGTTTTTTTACATCACAATCTCATAAACATTTGTCCTTGCTTGTATACAGTTATTGTTCTGATATATGTTGATTGTGCAATGCATAAATTTGACCTGGCACCATATATTCAAGACTTAAGTTTGATGGTCTGCTTTTTGCTTTATTAGGTTCGTTCGTATGAAGAGCAATGGACTGAAGAAGAATTTGAAAGACTGTGTCAGGTTGAATCTCCAAATTCTCCCACAATGAAGGAAGAAGTTACTAGAAAAACAATGGCAGTCACTACAAACAGTGCAGTCGTAGTCAAGGGTGAGATGCAGGCACCGGCTGTCCCTCAACTTCCTCCACTTCCTTCGCTTCCTCAACATCCAACTGTGGAGCCTCTGGCCGAACAGAACAAAGAGGCTACACCACCATCTAAAAGAGGGCGTGGCAGGCCAAAAAGAGTGGTTGAAGTTTCTCCACCAGTTACTTCTCCTGGACTATTGGGACCTGTGAAAACTGAAGAAATTTCCAAAGTTGAAAGTATGCCTGTAGAACCTGTTCCTGATTCTATGGTCTGCGCTACTGATGTTGGAAGTATCACTGGGAGCTCAAAAGAGTTGAAGTTGCCTGCTACTCTGAACTCCGGGCCACCTCTTCCCCCTTCTCTCATTCCTGCTTCACCCCCATCATCTGGTCGAGGTAGAGGACGTGGTCGGAAGTCTCAGACAGGTGGAGAAGCTCCTGCTCCCAGACGCCGAGGCAAAAGACAGACTACAGCATTACAAGCAGCTCAAATATCTTCATTGCCACTTGTTACTGATAATCCATCTGTTGAAATAAAAGGAGAACCTGCCCCAAGCTCAGCTATCACTACCAGTTGTGCCGCTGTCTCTGTCACTAGCATTACAAAAGAAGTGGGCTCTGAACCGGATTCTGTGTCACCTTCTCCAGTGGTTCCATCAGTTTCTGGTCCTAGCAATTCAGATGTGGAGCCCCATAAAGAAGTTACACCTAACTCTTTAATGGCTTCTGATAGTACTTTTACTGGCTCCGTCGCTGTAGCTAGTGTAAATCAGGCAGATCCAGACATTGTGCGCACTTCAAATCCTGAAGCTACACCTCCCCCACAGCCTATTAGCGCTTCTCTCTCTGTAACAACGGTGGGTAGAGGTAGAGGGCGAGGGCGGGGGCGAGGGCGAGGGCAGAATGCTCAAAGTCGCGAAGAGGCACCGCAACGAAGGCGAAGAAGGCAGGAGCCCATACCATCCACTGTTTCTGGTGCATTAACTAGTCAGGACTCAGAGCCATGTGAACCTCAACCGAAAAGAACTCGGGCTTCTGTTGGACGGAAAGACACCGTACGGCGTGAGAAGGTTCAGGAAGTGACTAATGCAAGTCAATTTGCTGAACAGGGTATTCAAGATTCTCTGGTCGAACGAGTTACTAAGGGTAGGTAACTCTTTATTAGCTTCAAATAACTTTTATATATTACAACTAGCCTAACTGTAATATTTCTAGTACGGAGTATATCATAAGTCTGAGCCTGTGGAAGGGGGAAAAGAAGGTGAGCGATGAAAGGGGATTCAGTTACCTGTTTTAATCTTAATAAGGTGGAGCTTACTAGCACTAGCATTTGATAGATTAGGATACTGTTCGCAGTTATTGTTCATTctagaatatatatttattctcaTTTGTAGTCGACTAGGTAATTACTCTCTGGCATGTATAGCATGTAATAAGTTGAACTCTAATCACAAGGTTATTGTCTAATATGTCTTGTTCTCTACTGTATGGAGTAACTTTTTATAAAGTcctaaattaaaatataggcaTTTTCATAAATGTGTAATCTACAGAGCTATACAGCTAAAATATCTCGATCCATTTGCAAAGGGTGCATGTTTTTCTGGTGATTGTAAATTATGCTCTTTCCGGAGATCTACTGTTTGATTACCTACTTTTCATTTCACTGATGGATAAATAATTGTGACTAAAGATATTTCTGCTTATACTGCTTTAGATACAGAGATTGGTCCAGGCAAGTTACAAAACCCTCCTAAGGAACAAGATGCAAATGAAAAATCAAGTGAGGATCACAGGAATGAAGTCCTTGCTTCAAAATCTAACCCATCTGATGATTTAACATCAATTTCGATGCCTGATCCAACAGGTGGAGCGCCTAGTTCTCTGGTTCCCAAGTCTGCAGAGGACAAGACAGAATCTTCTAGTAAAGAACTTGATTCAACAGCTGGAGCGCCTAGTTCTCTGGTTCCCAACTCTGCAGAGGACAAGACAGAATCTTCTAGTAAAGAACTTGATTCAACAGCTGGAGCGCCTAGTTCTCTGGTTCCCAACTCTGCAGAGGACAACACAGAATCTTCTAGTAAAGAACTTGATTCACCAGCTGGAGCGCCTAGTTCTCTGGTTCCCAAGTCTGCAGAGGACAATGTAGAATCTTGTAGTAAAGAACTTGATATTAAGGAGCCCTGTGGGGATGATATTTCTATTGTCTCAGTTCTTGTGCCACCACAGACCGATGTTAATTGTGGAACATCTGGAGGGTCCCAATCCTTAGTAGGCGCAAATATCAACTCTCCTGTGATTGACAAAGATGAATCTGGAAAAGTTTTAGAGGATGAACATGAAACCAATATTACTGATGAATTACCGGGAAAAGTTCTAGTGAATGAACATGAAACCAATACTCCTGACGAAGTATCTGGAAAAGTTGCCGTGAATGAATGTGAAAGCAGTACTCCTGAAGTAGGCGCAAATGTCAACTCTCCTGTGACCGACAAAGATGAATCTGGACAAGTTCTAGAGGAtgaacatgaaagcaatgttaCAGATGAAGTACCCGGAAAAGTTGTAGTGAATGAACATGAAACCAATACTGCTGATGAAGTATCTGGAGAAGTTGTTGTGAATGAATGTGAAACCAGTACTCCTGATGAAGTAGGTGCAAATGTCAACTCTCATGTGACTGACAAAGATGAATCTGGAAAGGTTGTAGAGGATGAACATGAAACCAATGTTACAGATGAAGTACCAGGAAAAGTTGTAGTGAATGAACATGGAACCAATACTGCTGATGAAGTATCTGGAGAAGTTGTTGTTAATGAATGTGAAACCAGTACTCCTGATGAAGTAGGCGCAAATGTCAACTCTCATGTGACCGACCAAGATGAATCTGGAAAGGTTGTAGAGGATGAAAATGAAACCAATATTACTGATGAGGTACCAGGACAAGTTGTAGTGAATGAACATGAAACCAATATTACTGATGAAGTATCTGGAAAAGTTGTAGTGAATGAATTTGAAACCAGTACTCCTGATGAAGTACCTGTTTCTACCACCGCTGAAGTTCATGTGGATCATTCTGCTATAACGGCTATGGAAAAAGTCTGCACTGAATCAAACTCGGCCTCACCTGCCGCTATGCTATCGTCAGCACTGTGCCCAATTGATATTGGTGTGGGATCAGAACAAGGCATCACAGTGAGCTCCTTAACGGCTTCTACTCATGCTTCAACTGATCCAATGGCTGCGGCAAGTTCTGACCGACTGGATCCTGACATTTTGTCCTTGTCGAGTGTCCAAGCTACGGAGGAAGATGTTTCAGAGCCTTCTGCAGGGCAAGTTCCAGAGGGTAGGCTTCTTATTCTTTAAGGACATAAAAAATGTGAAATGCATGATTTTCTGGTGATTGTAAATTGTGCTCTTACATGTGACGTACTGTTTGATTACCTACTTCTCCATACACTGATGGATGAATATTTGATGCTAAAGATATTTCTGCAGGCGCTACTTTAGATACAGAGACTGGTGCAGCCAAGTTACAAAACCCTCCTCAGGAGCAAGATGCAAATTTTAAACCAAGTAACGATCACAGGAATGAAGTAATTGCTTCAACATCTAACATATCTGATAATTTTCCACCACTTTTGATGCACGATCCAGCAGCAGATGGAGCGTGTAGTTCTCTGGTTCCCAAGTCTGCAGAGCAAAATGTAGAATCTTGTGGTAAAGAACTTGATATTAAGGAGCCTTGTGAAGATGGCTCTATTGTCTCTGTTCTCGTTCTACCACAGAGCTATATTCATTGTGCAACATCTGGAGGTTCACAATCCTTGGTAGGCACAAATATTAACTCTGCCGTGATTGACAAAGATCAAGGCTTGCATAGTGGTGTTTCTGCGGCTGCTACTGCAACATCTGGATCAATGCCTCTTGGTGATGGGATTGACAAGTTGGATCCTGCATGTCAAAGCAAAGATGATAGAATTTTTAGTCCTACCAATAACCCTAACTTGGATGAATATCCTGCATCAGATAACGTATCAAAAGGACCAGCTGATTATAATCCCACAGATTCAATTCCTGAGTTACCTAATCATACAGATACTCTGGTACCATCTGAATATACCCAGTCTTTGCCTGTGTCTGATAGCAACTCCATCAACACAGGCGAATGCCAACATTTACAAAATGCAGAGATTCAGCTTGCATCAGCTGTTGATCCTGATGAAGTACCAGAAGAAGACTCTGGAAAGTCAAATTCAATTTCTGGGATAATAAAAATCACAGATGATGAATCTGGAAAAGGTATAGTGGATGAACATGGAACCAGTACTCCTGATGAAGTACCAGGAAAAGTTGTAGTGAACGAACATGCCACTAATACTCCCGATGAAGTACCTGGAGAAGTTGTAATAAATGAACGTGAAACCAGTCCTCCTGATGAAGTACCTGTTTCTACCTCTGACTTTCATGTGGATCATTCTGCTATCACGGCAATAGAAGAAGTCCGCACTGAACTAGACTCAGAAAAAGGAATCCCGATGAGCTCCTTAACGGCTTCTGCTCATGCTTCAACCAATCCAATGGCTGTGGCACGTTCTGATCAACTAGCTCCTGTTACGTTGTGCACGTCGAGTGCCCTAGCTACTGAAAAAGATATTTCAGAGCCTTCTGCAGGGCAAGTTCCCGAGGGTAGGCTTCTTATTCTTAAGGAAATAAAATCTTAAATGCTAATGAATTCCTTATAATGTGGCATTCTGGCATAAAACAATTGTGGCACACTTTTTAACTCTTGATATTGTTAGGATGTAAACAATTTCTCTTTCCAAAATGCTAGCATCTGAATGGTCTGTGTGAAAAGGAAAGTATCATACAGAAAATTGCATTTTCCTGGTGGATTATTAACTAGCCTCTGTCTCGTCTCTTATCTTAAGTTTTCTGTCTAATCGAAGATTTATATCTATTGTATGGATGCAGGCCGTGTTAAAGATGCAGACATTGATGAGGCGAAGCTAGAGGATCCAATTCAGGAAAAGGTTACAGTGGAAACAGATGGTAAGGCGTGCCTATAATTGAAGTTTTTCCTAGACAAACTAATAAATGAAGTTATTGCTTCAAAATATGCCATTTAATACGGAATATTGCATTTTCCTGGTGGATTATTAACTAGGCCTCTGTGTTGTCACATATCTTAATTTGTCTGCCTAATCGAAGTTGTACATCTAACGTATGGATGCAGGCCGTGCCAAAGATGCAGGCATTGATGAGGTGAAGCTAGAGGATCCAATTCAGGAAAAAGATACAGTGGATGGTAAGCATGCGAATAAGTGAAGTTTTTCCTAGTCAGAATAATAAATGAAGTTATTGCTTCGAGAAATGCCCTGGATACATACTTGCATTTTCCTGGTGGATTATTAACTAGGCCTCTGTCTTTTCTCATATCTTAAGTTGCCTGCCTAATTGAAGTTGCATATCTAACGTATGGATTCAGGCTATGCCAAAGATGCAGGCATTGATGTGGCAAAGCTAGAGGATCCAATTCAGGAAAAAGATACAATGGAAAAAGATGGTGTGGATGCAGGCCATGCCAACGATGCAGGCATTGATGTGGCGAAGCTAGAGGGTCCGATTCAGGAAAAAGATACAGTGGAAAAGGATGGTGTGGATGCAGGCCATGCCAACGATGCAGGCATTGATGTGGCGAAGCTAGAGGATCCAATTCAGGAAAAAGATACAGTGGAAAAAGATGGTGTGGATGCAGGCCAAGCCAACGATGCAGGCATTGATGTGGCGAAGCTAGAGGATCCAATTCAGGAAAAAGATACAGTGGATGGTAAGGCGTGCGTATAAGTGAAGTTTTTCCTAGACAGACGAATAAATGAAGTTATTGCTTCGAAATATGCCCTTTAATACTTTGCCTTCAGTTTCGACTTTAGATGCTGCAGTTAGTGGTTTTCAAGTGTTAGACTATCTGCAGGAAAATGTGAAGAGCCTGGAATTGGAACCCAACATGATGGTGGGGATCATTGTGGAGTTAGTCCTTCGGTTTCAACTATGCTTTCTCAAAGTGATGACAACAATCATGGAACAGCTGAGGATTCACAATGCTGGCCAGAAACGCATAACGACTCTGAGGACTTGGAAGAAAACCAGAGTACTGCTGAAGCTGCGGAAATACTTGCACCAACATCACTTCCTGACCAGTTTGATTCTCCCAGCGGAAAGGAAGATGCCAATAAAACTTCTAGTGAGAAAAACCCCTGATATGGATGTGTTGTAGTAGCATTTTAATGTCTAAGTTTGAATATTTATATCTGACCCTAATTCTCCCATATATATGTTGGGTGTCGCTTGTATTATGCATATTTGCTCAATGGAACAGTAAATCTATGGTTGTTGATGGAATTATTAGTCTCACCTTAATCTTGATATGGGCTTAATTCGAGAGGAAGACTCTCAATGGAAATAGACATAACGCCAATTTCACTCTATATCATTCGACCATACCAATCACATTACTCCATTAAACTTTATTTCGGTTTAATAAATTTGTGTTTCAACCAAGGTTTTTCATATccagaattattattatttgaaatatCCCGTAGGGTTTGTAATTTTTGACATGGCATGGACACATCCCACATTGTTAGCATGAAGTCTTAACTAATCTTATTGGGGTCGGACAAGATTATTTCAAATTGGGTTTATATGACCATTTAGAACCAAGCAGTGCagtgtttttattattattaaaattagtatTAGAGTTGTTTTATTTCTTTCCAATCTTCAACATCTGCCAGTCCACCACGACGACCACTCATTGGTGCACTATGTGCCGTTGATTAAGGCCACCGCCAATTGTCGATTTTGTAACAATTCCTTGaatcattatatttatttcatagGTTATAAggttttaattgtgtaaatataatattaatccTTTTGTGTCATTATTGTTTGATTGTTATATTATGATATGTATCGTTATTGTACCGTGTCAATCCAATCCGGAAAGGATTGTATCACTGGTGCTTCGGATAGGTAGTAAGATTCGCGTTTTAGATTAAAAATTGGTTTAATTATCAAGTTATGCTCAATATGGCAGGCCTACTATTAGTTGCTAActtataaattagtaataatGGAGCTTGATTACGGTGTAATTGGATTGTTCCAAATTTGTCAATTACGTAAGCAAGCTTTCTACTGTCATCTCCTACCGCCTTTCCATTGCAAGCACCGACTCGTCATTTGATTATCCCATACATTTAAGAGGATAGAGCAAGATCGGGAAGGAGCAGAGAGATGGGGTCTTTGCTTAGAGAGAACGAATTGGATAGAGTTGACGCAGAATCCGAATCAAATCAACCGATTCTCTACGTTAATGGAGTCCGTCGAGTTTTGCCCGATGGCTTGGCTCACTTCACCCTTCTCGAATATCT
It contains:
- the LOC121792702 gene encoding chromatin structure-remodeling complex protein SYD-like isoform X6, with protein sequence MANPQNVELEAAKFLHKLIQESKDEPSKLATKLYVILQHMRSSGKENSMPYQVISRAMETVIKEHNIDIETLMSSRLPLAAGAQDGDTGSQQLAGSSQRAGTAKDSKSGNEIETPETYALARTPSGPVSGGQDAYQGSTAHIGSYLTGDSTNRMEFANSSFDGQSLAAKMSKDRSVEAFGDHSTGKIAAGGSSLVTNANMSSFQGSIAEQNMTRNAGPRDTGKSPVPQTSNAGLPFKEQQLKQLRAQCLVFLAFRNGLMPKKLHLEIALGDIYSKEDGTRRDLLDQKGKEQLVHDTSAVPEAPRSTERPDRSNSNPPHLDPNSTKESDSVKFPDGRINQPVVPVENEQDGNCSVSRGKTDIEITREDAIKSHASHDSSIRESYSCDHEDDLGNRRQRKSISSAVMTPSEQSMLEDSGPSVDGFANDITNAPVPTTFFTNDGVLQRPEDSASHAQNSMDCNNPGKSYSDKKYSSLLLKDKWKPASGMSGQNYPAMAVKDSNVTVRNFYQETDQEEGYPSKSTNRQPSPKHTTVEKWIMGRQKRKVFAEHNWAKKQQKTSQKISGCSDRLKDAVSSSEDISAKTKSVIELKKLQLLELQRRLRSDILNDFFKPIASEMDRLKSIKKHRIGRRSKQFERYEQKMKEERHRRIKERQKEFFSEIEVHRERLENGFKVKRECCKGFNRYVREFHKRKERFHREKIDRIQREKINLLKINDVEGYLRMVQDAKSDRVNKLLKETEKYLQKLGSKLKDAKVMAGQFGTDIEANKGGTIEESEDVENEDEKDQAKHYLESNEKYYTMAHSVKEHITDQPTGLIGGILREYQMNGLRWLVSLYNNHLNGILADEMGLGKTVQVISLICYLMENKNDRGPFLVVVPSSVLPGWELEITTWAPSIHKIVYCGPPEERRRLFKEQIVHQKFNVLLTTYEYLMNKHDRPKLSKIQWHYIIIDEGHRIKNASCKLNADLKHYRSNHRILLTGTPLQNNLEELWALLNFLLPNIFNSSEDFSQWFNKPFESNGDSTTDEALLSEEENLLIINRLHQVLRPFVLRRLKHKVENQLPEKIERLIRCEASAYQKLLMKRVEENLGAIGTSKARSVHNSVMELRNICNHPYLSQLHVEEVHDLVPKHYLPNIIRLCGKLEMLDRLLPKLKATDHRVLFFSTMTRLLDVMEDYLCWKQYKYLRLDGHTSGGDRGGLIEKFNNPSSPYFIFLLSIRAGGVGVNLQAADTVIIFDTDWNPQVDLQAQARAHRIGQKKDVLVLRLETVQTVEEQVRASAEHKLGVANQSITAGFFDNNTSAEDRREYLESLLRECKKEEVAPVLDDDSLNDIIARSEEEIDIFESVDKQRRADEMVVWQNLCGVKGSDKSKLIPQLPSRLITDDDLKSFYEVMKISETTTPVVLPDSGMKRKSGYLGGLDTHQYGRGKRAREVRSYEEQWTEEEFERLCQVESPNSPTMKEEVTRKTMAVTTNSAVVVKGEMQAPAVPQLPPLPSLPQHPTVEPLAEQNKEATPPSKRGRGRPKRVVEVSPPVTSPGLLGPVKTEEISKVESMPVEPVPDSMVCATDVGSITGSSKELKLPATLNSGPPLPPSLIPASPPSSGRGRGRGRKSQTGGEAPAPRRRGKRQTTALQAAQISSLPLVTDNPSVEIKGEPAPSSAITTSCAAVSVTSITKEVGSEPDSVSPSPVVPSVSGPSNSDVEPHKEVTPNSLMASDSTFTGSVAVASVNQADPDIVRTSNPEATPPPQPISASLSVTTVGRGRGRGRGRGRGQNAQSREEAPQRRRRRQEPIPSTVSGALTSQDSEPCEPQPKRTRASVGRKDTVRREKVQEVTNASQFAEQGIQDSLVERVTKDTEIGPGKLQNPPKEQDANEKSSEDHRNEVLASKSNPSDDLTSISMPDPTGGAPSSLVPKSAEDKTESSSKELDSTAGAPSSLVPNSAEDKTESSSKELDSTAGAPSSLVPNSAEDNTESSSKELDSPAGAPSSLVPKSAEDNVESCSKELDIKEPCGDDISIVSVLVPPQTDVNCGTSGGSQSLVGANINSPVIDKDESGKVLEDEHETNITDELPGKVLVNEHETNTPDEVSGKVAVNECESSTPEVGANVNSPVTDKDESGQVLEDEHESNVTDEVPGKVVVNEHETNTADEVSGEVVVNECETSTPDEVGANVNSHVTDKDESGKVVEDEHETNVTDEVPGKVVVNEHGTNTADEVSGEVVVNECETSTPDEVGANVNSHVTDQDESGKVVEDENETNITDEVPGQVVVNEHETNITDEVSGKVVVNEFETSTPDEVPVSTTAEVHVDHSAITAMEKVCTESNSASPAAMLSSALCPIDIGVGSEQGITVSSLTASTHASTDPMAAASSDRLDPDILSLSSVQATEEDVSEPSAGQVPEDISAGATLDTETGAAKLQNPPQEQDANFKPSNDHRNEVIASTSNISDNFPPLLMHDPAADGACSSLVPKSAEQNVESCGKELDIKEPCEDGSIVSVLVLPQSYIHCATSGGSQSLVGTNINSAVIDKDQGLHSGVSAAATATSGSMPLGDGIDKLDPACQSKDDRIFSPTNNPNLDEYPASDNVSKGPADYNPTDSIPELPNHTDTLVPSEYTQSLPVSDSNSINTGECQHLQNAEIQLASAVDPDEVPEEDSGKSNSISGIIKITDDESGKGIVDEHGTSTPDEVPGKVVVNEHATNTPDEVPGEVVINERETSPPDEVPVSTSDFHVDHSAITAIEEVRTELDSEKGIPMSSLTASAHASTNPMAVARSDQLAPVTLCTSSALATEKDISEPSAGQVPEGRVKDADIDEAKLEDPIQEKVTVETDGRAKDAGIDEVKLEDPIQEKDTVDGYAKDAGIDVAKLEDPIQEKDTMEKDGVDAGHANDAGIDVAKLEGPIQEKDTVEKDGVDAGHANDAGIDVAKLEDPIQEKDTVEKDGVDAGQANDAGIDVAKLEDPIQEKDTVDDYLQENVKSLELEPNMMVGIIVELVLRFQLCFLKVMTTIMEQLRIHNAGQKRITTLRTWKKTRVLLKLRKYLHQHHFLTSLILPAERKMPIKLLVRKTPDMDVL